AAAAAAAGAAAGAAAAAAACCAAATAGCCCCAACAAAGGGACGAAAAGAACTCCCCAAAACACAAGCGGTATAGAAGCGACGAACAAGAGAAGGAAAATGATTGCAAACATAGTGCCTGCCGCTCGTATGATAAAAGGACTCTCTTGGTACCCTGTCATATAACTATTAAGTGTATACCATGTATTTGGTTTTGTACATTAGTTTTTTATTGGCAAAAGTTTTTTTTGTTTGCCATTAATCTGCATTCTTCCGGCAGAAACATCGTGCAAAGCGATTCTTGTCCAAGTTGAAACGTAAGGACTGCCGGTTGTTAAGGATTTAGTGGCTACGCTTTTTTACGGCCGATTCGCTTTAGGCGAGCCGACTTTTCTTTTATAATTTTTTGTTTTGGTATATGATAATGCTGTAAAACGCGCCTGTAGCTCAGTTGGTTAGAGCACGGAGCTTATACCTCCGGGGTCCTTGGTTCGAGTCCAAGCAGGCGCACCAAAATGGAAAAGTCCATACCTCGCCTTAAAAAAGAGGCCATGTTGGCGAATAAAATATTGTGGTATAATAAAAATATGAAAGAATTTTTAAAGAAAAATTTTGCCATAGTGTTGGCTTTCACCTTGCCTGTCGCGCTAATAGTCGTCTTGGCTTTAAGCGTTTATTTGCCCTCTGTCTTTCTTTCCACCGACTACAACTTTATATATTCCACTTGCGAATTCGGAGCGAATCGCTACCCTTATAACTGTGATGATTATCTGCAGAAACGTTACTCTGTTGTTCAAGGAAAACTTGTCACGAATGCCGTTGACCCCGTTGTAGTTAATTCTAACCCACTCAAAGACACGGATGGAGACGGGATTGCTGATGTTGTAAATTACACTTCCCGCATTTTTTTGCATGACACAGAAAAAAACGAAAGCCGAGAAATTACATTAGAAGAAGCAGAGACGCTGTCGTTAAGCGGACTTTTGACTTCTCCTGATGGAGTTACGGTTTCAAGTTATTATAATAACGGGGGCGATTTCTTCTTTCCTTTTGGCGGAGGTTCTTCCTCGTATGGTTATTACCTTACAAAAGGAAGAAGCAGGAGCAAACTCAATCTTATAAATCGCGGTGATCGGTATTATTACCAAGACAATTTCCAATTTATCGGGTGGATTTTGCCCGGTAGAAATTAACCGGATACAAATATGAACAAAGAAGAACTATTACAAGAACTTTCAGCCAAAGTAAGAAGCGGGGAAATCAGTGGCGATGAAATAATCAGCCGACTTAACTTGGCGCCCGCGACACGAGAGGCAAGTGGAGAAGGAACGAAAAAACTGTCTACTTTTTCCGTAACGAAAATGTTGTATGTTTTGGGCGCGGCGATAGTAATAATCGGCATTGTCATTTTTGTCGCTCAAATTTGGGAAGATGTCGGTTCATTTGGCAGAATAGCGGTAACTTTGGGTCTCGGTTTGCTGTTTACCGCAATAGGTTCAGTACTGTTGAATCAAAAACCGGATGACAATATAGGCCCGATTTTCCATTTTATCGGCGGTATGCTCATTCCGAGCGGTGTTCTTGTTACGCTCCACGAACTTGGAATAGGTTTCGTATCTTTGTGGCCTGTCACTATTACATTTGGAGTTATTTTTGCGTTCTATTTATTGCTAAACTCGGTTCATAAACACCCGGTTCTAACTTTTTTCGCTATTGCAAACGGCACGGCATTTATTTATCTCATTGTTGAGGCAATCGTTGAAGGTCCTTCCTATATGCATGAAGATTTATATGCTTACTTGACGATGGTGGTGGGCGCGAGCTATCTATTGCTCGCTCACTCTTTCCGTGAAAGTTGGAACAAAAATCTTATCGGAGTTCTCTGTTTCTTTGGTAGCGGTGGATTTCTCGCCGCCGCGTTCTCGCAAGTTTTCAATTCTTTGCCGTGGCAATTGCTCTATTTCTTGATTGTGCTTTGCGGTCTGTTTCTGTCGGTGTATATGAAAAGCCGTATCGTTCTCATCATGAGCACTCTTTTTCTCATCGCGCACGTTTCGTATATCACGGGTGAGTATTTTGCGGACTCTTTAGGATGGCCGATTTCTCTCGTGATGCTTGGTTTCGTGTTCATTGGACTCGGATACGCTTCGGTTGCTATCAACAAGAGGTATATCAATACTTAAATTTCGTTACTGCTATCCGCCCTACTCAAAATGAATTTCCGATTTTTCGCGGGAGGCAAGGTGTGATTTAAGCAGTGGGTAGCTTGAGAGCGTCTCATCGTCATCAAGAAGTCGCGCCGCCTCGGCGCGCGCCGCTTCCACCATTTTGATATTTTTAAGAGCTTCCATGCCGATATCCGTAATGCCCCACTGTTTTACGCCGGAGAGCTCGCCGGGACCGCGAATTTTCAAATCCTCCTCGGCCAGTTCAAAGCCGTTTTTAGCTGTTTTCAAGGCCCGAAGCCGAGCCAAGGTTTTAGAACTTGAGCTTTCCGTAAACACAAAACAGCGCGCTTGATGGTTGCTTCTTATGACTCGTCCGCGTAACTGATGCAATTGGGCGAGACCGAAACGTTCCGCCCCTTCAATAACAATGACGGTGGCGTTTGGAACATTCACTCCCACCTCCACCACGGATGTCGCCACTAAAATATGCGTTTTACCTTCGGCAAAATCTTTCATAACTTCCTCTTTTTCTTTCGGTAGCATCTTGCTGTGGAGTACGCCGACTTCATATTCTTTAAAAACTTTTTCCTTGAGCCGTTTGGCTTCCGCTTTTGCTGATTTAGCTTGCACAGCCATCTCTTTTGTCGGGTCGGGTTCGTCAATCCGAGGACATATTACATAAACCTGCCTTCCGTTTTTCAATTCTTCGCGAATTTTTTCGTAAGTTTTATCGCGTCCGCTCGGCAAAACCATCTCGGTCATAATCGGTTTTCGGCCCAGTGGCATCTGGTCAATTAAAGTCAGGTCAAGGTCGCCGAAAATAGTTAAGGCCAACGTGCGCGGGATAGGGGTGGCCGTCATCGTCAGCAAATGCGGATGGCACGCAGATTCTCGCGGATGAAACGCAGATTTTCTTGCAGATTCATATATAATTCTCTGAATATCTACTTTTTTCGGGCTAAAGTTTACCAATAAAGCTAATCTGTATTCAGATCCCTTCAGGTATCCCCATAATTGTTTCTTTTCCGTATTACCGACAAATGGAAGTGCCTTGAGTTCTAAGATTATTTTATCTTCAATAACAAAGTCGGGTCGATAAACCCCCATTTTTTTGTTTCTGTAGTAAATTGGAATTTGCTTTTCTCTTGAGTAGGACAGTCCGCATTCGGCAAATTCTTCTACCAACGCTTTTTGATAGATAATTTCTTTATGGCCAAGTCCTAGTCCATTAGCTACTTTAAAAATAGCATTTCTGATTCTATATGTTAGATCTTTATATAATAAATCACCGTTGGAGTGAATATCTGCTTCTCTTACACCTGCGTTGATCCGCGTTTCATCCGCATTAGATCTGCGAACCAACGCTTTGCGCTGGTTGATTCCAAACCTGTGTTGCTCGTCTATGATGACATAGGAGAGGTGTTTGAAACGAACGGTTTTTTGAATAAGAGCGTGAGTGCCGATAAGGACGGCTATTTCGCCACTCTCTACCCATTTTAAAAGTTGCGCTCTTGAAATATCCGTCCATCCTTTGGGGTTCACTTTAGAAGGGAATTTTCGGCATTTTTCGCCTGTTATGAGCCCTATGTTTACGCCAAGATAAGCGAAATATTGAATAAAGTTTTCAAACTGCTGTTTTGCCAGTATTTCGGTGGGACACATATATGCCACTTGCAATGTTCCAAAGTCCTGGGATTTGGGTCGGGTGGTAACGGCGGCAAAAGCGGTCGTAGCCGCCACGGCCGTTTTACCGCTTCCGACATCTCCTTCCAAAAGACGAGACATCGCGTGGCCTTTTTTAAAATCGTCCAGAATTGTTTTAATGGCGCCTCTTTGGGCTTCTGTCGCTTCAAAAGAAAAACGTTTTATAAACTCTTCCACGTGTCGTTCCTCCGGTTCAATAACGAATGCCGGATTTTTCCGATACTCTTTTTTAACTTTCTGCCTTTCAAGCTGTATCAAAAAAACTTCTTCAAAAGCAAATCGTTTTCTGGCGGCCAACGCGTCATTTTGGTTTTTCGGGGCATGTATCCAGAGGAGAGATGTTTTAAATGAGGGCAAATTGTATTTTTTCAAAATCTCCTCGGGCAAAGGGTCGGAAAGTTTATCTAAAATTCCTGATTTAAACACTTTGGAGATGGCGTGATAAAACCAATTTGAAGTGATGCCTCGTGATTCCGGATAAACCGGATACAAGGTGTGCTCGTCTTTCGCACTTTTACCAAAAAGAGAATCCCCCACGCCTGTCGGTATTTTGTCCACCTTTTCAATCTTTGGATTGCTAAAATACAAAATGGGTGTAGCGCTCGGTGTATAGTTCGCTGAATGGGGAGAAGGACGTCTTTGCGAGATTTTACCCTCTATGCGAACAAGCGAGCCCTCAAGAATCATTTTGGCAATATATGGCTGGTTAAACCAAATCACTTTTATATTTCCCGTTTCGTCTTCAACTCGGGCCTCGGCCATCGGGATTTTTTTACGGTAGGCCTTGCTAGTTTTCAAGTTTCCAATTCGCCCGAAAACCACCGCCGTTTCTCCGGCGGAAAGAGAACCGATATTTTTCATTTCCGACACGTCTCCGTACCGGACGGGGAAGTGGTAAAGCAAATCACGGATGGTCGTGAGGCCGAGTTTTTTCAATGCTTTTTTCTGCGGTTCCAGAAGGCGAAATGTTTCTTCTATGAGGTGGTTACTATCCATGCGGTCTATTGTATGTGAGATTTCCGGAACTCACAAATGAGCCGAACTAAACCAAAAAACGCCAAAGACAATGCCTCCGGCCTTTTTATACGGCGTCTGCCAAAATTCGTAAATTTCAAATCTCCGCCTACTATTTCCTGTAACTAAAAACAACCAAAGCCAAAGTCGTCATTAAAATGGTAACATCGCGGAATATGATGTCTAGCGCTCCCCAGTTCCAAAATATAAGACCGGCAAGAGAGAGCGAAGCGATAACCGAAGGAATGAAAATTTTCCTGCCAAAAAGTATCCAAATCGCCAAAATAATTTCAATAACACCCCAGATTATGAGAAGTGTGGGGCCGGGGATATAGTCCAGCATAAAGGCGGGAAAAAAACCGACCCAATCGATAGGATTCAGAAAACCTGAAATTGCCGCGTATGTAAAAGAAAAAGCAACGCCTAAGCGAAGAAAAAGCATAGCGATTTTTTCTCTTTTTAAATCCATGGATAGTTGTCTTATTTATCTCTAATTGGAAATTTTTAATTTAGAATTTTATTAGGTTAATTAGGCAATTAGGTGAATTAGGAATTCCGTTCAATTCCTATTGAACGGTAATAGTCCCCGTATGTCCCGGCGCTACGTGATTGTGATATCCCCATACGCCCGTTCTTTCAAAAGTAAATTCATATTCGGTGCCGCGTCCGCCGGAACCGCATTGGTCAAACGAACTTCCAAGACAGTCGGAGTCGGATTTTTCAGGGTAAAGCGAATGTGTCGGGTGAATATCAGAACCCACCCACATCGGCCTGTCGCTGTCGTTTATAAATAGAACGGTCTGACCTTGTTTTATTGTGACTGTTTTTGGCGAAAACTGACTGCCTGTGTATCGGACTGTGATCGCGTCGGTCATTTCTTCAGACGACTGGTTATCGCCACTTTCGGTGGAATCAGGTTCTATAATGGTGGATCCGGTGGGGCATGACGCGAATTGACAGCTGGGCGCCACACGCGATACAAACGAGCCGTCTGAACACTCTCGGACATCGGCGGCGCAAGCCACCGGCTCGTTATCCACGTCCGTTTCCGAACCGTCGTCAGTGTTGTTGAAAAGTAAAATCCCGCCGACGACAATGACAATAAGTACGATTATTATAATGTAGTATCTTGGGTTCATTGGTGTTTGTGGGGTGTGTGAAGCTAAACCTCTAACGTGGTGAATAATAATATCGCGGAATGTTCAACATTACTTATTATATCCTTTGTTACTATGTTCTATTATATATCAATTTACTCAACACACAATGGGGAATTGATGAAGGGTGTTTGTAACCCCTTACACCTATCAGAAAGTGGCTTTATTCCTCCTTTTTAAAGGAGGTGGCACATTCTTATGTGACGGAGGATTTGGGGAAATGGTGAGGGAATTTTCAATTTTGCAATTTTCCCCGTAAAATCGCTTCGCTCTCACGGGGCAGGCAATTTTCAATCAATTTTCAATAAATCAATTTTCAAACAAAGAAACAATCAAGGTGGGACGAATATTGGCTACGAATTTGATGCAGTGAAAATTTTCTTACCTATTCTTATGTGACGGAGGATTTAAAAATCCCGTGGCTCTTCGGAATAAGAGTGTGAGGGGTTACGAATGTTTCTATCGCCTAAAGGCCTTTAATATGGTAGAATTTTTTGGATTAACTGTTAGTAGTTAGGGTGGGATGCGTGAGCGGTTTAAACGAGCGGTCTTGAAAACCGCCAGGTCGAAAGGCCTCGTGAGTTCGAATCTCACTCCCACCGCATTGACAACCTGTTAGTTTTGTGTCCCGCAAGCTCGACGCCGAGATGTGACCCACAAAGCTACTTACGGGTTTAAATTTAATAGTATTTTTGAACAATAGCGAGAAACAGCTCGGCGTTTTTTCGCATCAAATCTTTCATCTCAGGAGTTAGATCAATCTCTCCATGATAATCCGCTAGCTCACCCCTATTGGTCACCTCGAAATACGACTCCGCATTTGTTATGAATGAATGCACAAGCGGATCATCCTTCAGTGCGATACGAATGTTGTCTATCTGCCTGCCTGAGTAGTTTCGCGTGGGATCGGGTAAAAAGAGAATCCTTGTGATACCTGGCATTTCTTTAGGGGTCACATCGTGCAAATTCCCATCAGTATCTTTCCACACCGCATGGAATTCTGCTTCTGCCATAACGTCTGGCATCGTCTCCCATATCTGCCAACCGTATTGAATGGAACCACCAGATTTATGGATAGCCTTATCTACATTGCCATAGCACTCATTCACGATAGCTTCCTCGACAGGTTCGATCTCCAAGTACACAGCTTTCTGTCCGGGTGCAACTTTCTGACAGAGTGCAATGATCTCCGGCAACGTACCATCCGCAGTTTTGGGTAATGGAAGATTTGGTGGCATATCGTGCAAATTATAACAAAAACCACCGGTTAAGGTGGTTTGCGATTTCTATCCGAAAGACCTCTATTCGTTCAGTAGCGTAATCTTCTTGTCGTTCAGCACGAGTCTCGATCGCAGATGTCCCATCAGCTCACGCTTCTCCAGTGGCGTGCCCTCGCGCAGAACATACTTCGCATATTCGCGCGTAGCAATATCATCCTCGTCAATCTGCATCTTAGGTTTTCCTTTGACCGCTAGTCGTTGCAGTCGGTTGAACCGCTTGATCTCTTCCTCAAGCTTCATCCGCATACCCAGCTCGTTGATACTCACTTTGTCGATGACCTTGAACAGCTCCTCAATCAGTTCTTCCTCGCGGATGTACTTG
This is a stretch of genomic DNA from bacterium. It encodes these proteins:
- a CDS encoding GxxExxY protein, whose product is MDSNHLIEETFRLLEPQKKALKKLGLTTIRDLLYHFPVRYGDVSEMKNIGSLSAGETAVVFGRIGNLKTSKAYRKKIPMAEARVEDETGNIKVIWFNQPYIAKMILEGSLVRIEGKISQRRPSPHSANYTPSATPILYFSNPKIEKVDKIPTGVGDSLFGKSAKDEHTLYPVYPESRGITSNWFYHAISKVFKSGILDKLSDPLPEEILKKYNLPSFKTSLLWIHAPKNQNDALAARKRFAFEEVFLIQLERQKVKKEYRKNPAFVIEPEERHVEEFIKRFSFEATEAQRGAIKTILDDFKKGHAMSRLLEGDVGSGKTAVAATTAFAAVTTRPKSQDFGTLQVAYMCPTEILAKQQFENFIQYFAYLGVNIGLITGEKCRKFPSKVNPKGWTDISRAQLLKWVESGEIAVLIGTHALIQKTVRFKHLSYVIIDEQHRFGINQRKALVRRSNADETRINAGVREADIHSNGDLLYKDLTYRIRNAIFKVANGLGLGHKEIIYQKALVEEFAECGLSYSREKQIPIYYRNKKMGVYRPDFVIEDKIILELKALPFVGNTEKKQLWGYLKGSEYRLALLVNFSPKKVDIQRIIYESARKSAFHPRESACHPHLLTMTATPIPRTLALTIFGDLDLTLIDQMPLGRKPIMTEMVLPSGRDKTYEKIREELKNGRQVYVICPRIDEPDPTKEMAVQAKSAKAEAKRLKEKVFKEYEVGVLHSKMLPKEKEEVMKDFAEGKTHILVATSVVEVGVNVPNATVIVIEGAERFGLAQLHQLRGRVIRSNHQARCFVFTESSSSKTLARLRALKTAKNGFELAEEDLKIRGPGELSGVKQWGITDIGMEALKNIKMVEAARAEAARLLDDDETLSSYPLLKSHLASREKSEIHFE
- a CDS encoding zinc chelation protein SecC; the encoded protein is MPPNLPLPKTADGTLPEIIALCQKVAPGQKAVYLEIEPVEEAIVNECYGNVDKAIHKSGGSIQYGWQIWETMPDVMAEAEFHAVWKDTDGNLHDVTPKEMPGITRILFLPDPTRNYSGRQIDNIRIALKDDPLVHSFITNAESYFEVTNRGELADYHGEIDLTPEMKDLMRKNAELFLAIVQKYY